The following are encoded together in the Paludisphaera mucosa genome:
- a CDS encoding DUF1501 domain-containing protein — protein MNPIDDYVRSETRRRFFRRGGNAVGSAGLMSLLARDGLIPQARAGDAGKGAAHVPPIPTHFAPKAKRVVYLHMVGGPSQMDLYDYKPAMADWYDKDLPQSIRQGQRLTTMTSGQARFPIAPSKYKFAQHGRSGMWVSEMLPYTAKMVDDLCFIRSMHTEAINHEPAISYIQTGNQITGRPCLGSWVSYGLGSLNDDLPTFVVLVARPSNTEQIQAISGRLWSSGYLPGEHAGVSFRSAGDPILFINNPPGVPPEIRRNTLDGLRALNEMNYRQVGDPETHTRIEQYELAFRMQASVPELTNTAGEPESTYRLYGEDARKPGSFANSILLTRRMLERGVRFVQIYHNNWDHHGNLGGRMPSQCKDVDQPCWGFIQDLKQRGMLDDTLVIWGGEFGRTIYSQGGLSKDNYGRDHHPRCFTMWMAGGGSKPGAIYGETDEFSYNIIKDPVHIRDFHATVLQLLGYDHERFTHRYQGLDQKLTGVEPARVIKELLA, from the coding sequence ATGAACCCGATCGACGATTACGTCCGGTCCGAGACGCGCCGGCGGTTCTTCCGGCGCGGCGGCAACGCCGTCGGCTCCGCGGGCCTGATGTCGCTCCTGGCCCGCGACGGCCTGATCCCGCAGGCCCGGGCCGGCGACGCGGGCAAGGGCGCCGCGCACGTCCCGCCGATCCCGACCCACTTCGCCCCCAAGGCCAAGCGGGTCGTCTACCTGCACATGGTCGGCGGGCCCTCGCAGATGGACCTGTACGACTACAAGCCGGCCATGGCCGACTGGTACGACAAGGACCTGCCGCAGTCGATCCGCCAGGGCCAGCGCCTGACGACGATGACCAGCGGCCAGGCCCGGTTCCCGATCGCGCCGTCGAAGTACAAGTTCGCCCAGCACGGCCGGTCGGGGATGTGGGTCAGCGAGATGCTCCCCTACACGGCCAAGATGGTCGACGACCTCTGCTTCATCCGGAGCATGCACACCGAGGCCATCAACCACGAGCCGGCCATCTCGTACATCCAGACCGGCAACCAGATCACCGGACGGCCCTGCCTGGGGAGCTGGGTCTCGTACGGCCTGGGCTCGCTGAACGACGACCTGCCGACGTTCGTCGTGCTGGTCGCGCGGCCGTCGAACACCGAGCAGATCCAGGCCATCTCGGGCCGGCTCTGGTCGTCGGGCTACCTGCCGGGCGAGCACGCCGGGGTCTCGTTCCGCAGCGCGGGCGACCCGATCCTGTTCATCAACAACCCGCCGGGCGTCCCCCCCGAGATCCGCCGCAACACGCTCGACGGCCTCCGCGCCCTCAACGAGATGAACTACCGCCAGGTGGGCGACCCCGAGACCCACACCCGGATTGAGCAGTACGAGCTGGCCTTCCGGATGCAGGCGAGCGTCCCCGAGCTGACCAACACGGCCGGCGAGCCCGAGTCCACCTACCGGCTCTACGGCGAGGACGCCCGCAAGCCCGGCAGCTTCGCCAACTCGATCCTGCTGACCCGCCGCATGCTCGAACGGGGCGTCCGGTTCGTGCAGATCTACCACAACAACTGGGACCACCACGGCAACCTCGGCGGCCGCATGCCCAGCCAGTGCAAGGACGTCGACCAGCCCTGCTGGGGCTTCATCCAGGACCTCAAGCAGCGCGGGATGCTCGACGACACCCTGGTCATCTGGGGCGGCGAGTTCGGCCGGACCATCTACAGCCAGGGCGGCCTCTCGAAGGACAACTACGGCCGCGACCACCACCCCCGCTGCTTCACCATGTGGATGGCCGGCGGCGGATCCAAGCCGGGCGCGATCTACGGCGAGACCGACGAGTTCAGCTACAACATCATCAAGGACCCGGTCCACATCCGCGACTTCCACGCCACGGTCCTGCAACTCCTCGGCTACGACCACGAGCGCTTCACCCACCGCTACCAGGGCCTCGACCAGAAGCTCACCGGCGTCGAGCCCGCCCGCGTCATCAAGGAACTGCTGGCCTGA